In Drosophila pseudoobscura strain MV-25-SWS-2005 chromosome 4, UCI_Dpse_MV25, whole genome shotgun sequence, the following proteins share a genomic window:
- the LOC6903454 gene encoding uncharacterized protein, with amino-acid sequence MPQFHLILTSVETSIAMKLPLIILAALIALAAGKPIEECEQWCKKDSTEMSQYCVQESQCYIMIPQCMVDQIKCIVKHGGQDPAEVLSTFEDNCKDKKPKCDNIVSHF; translated from the exons ATGCCCCAATTCCATCTTATCCTCACGTCAGTCGAGACTTCCATAGCCATGAAGTTGCCTCTGATAATTCTAGCAG CTCTGATCGCACTCGCTGCGGGCAAGCCGATAGAAGAATGCGAACAATGGTGCAAAAAAGATTCCACAGAGATGTCGCAGTACTGCGTACAGGAGAGTCAATGTTACATTATGATCCCCCAATGTATGGTGGACCAGATCAAATGTATTGTCAAGCACGGGGGTCAAG ATCCAGCAGAGGTTCTATCTACTTTCGAGGACAATTGCAAGGACAAGAAACccaaatgtgataatattgtATCCCACTTTTAA